In Acropora palmata chromosome 7, jaAcrPala1.3, whole genome shotgun sequence, one genomic interval encodes:
- the LOC141885886 gene encoding uncharacterized protein LOC141885886 isoform X2, with protein sequence MGSINALISIPRQTTSSPGYFPAGSNADTGTLLQKPRSTSRNSEPTINTIVGTGSLLNERQGTLHNTDTIIGPKTENGPLLQRPRSVSRHSDPTMSTYVGMEPVFNHTRTSGLKSKKPNESSMQMSGRMTRQGDPTMEAHENNGTPSPYRPHCPSHHSDPGDYRYATGITNYTASGFTLHMSSPDLRDQGRGSSGFQHQQQLPVDSTCYQHVNRDYHNTAVLRDFSGNPLGEKTTVSRSMSDLSNLGNDSGFASHSPAALERKFVYPRYEGVSRATVFYSQRDETQPFDGEGGLRSSGSVPDLTTSSSQFSAPYPIAQSARASPTPSQRSEIGSQFSYAPKLSPRKAFAESRSRFSDTDLSLNESGYGTMEKESTISSQKYMRESFRLSEDLQSKSETPSSFGRQQNTSPSNLSRSLDSALLRSEIPMNRSSTRQSSTTELNNAKKSDSIRKSNDKGCGKTPTLTRAVSLSNFGEDKSLLEAREVTEKRRDSLPLAIMTHREKHPLANVPIPSFREFKEKNLEKASKSSILGEGEGLKSFTKSAGSDSKINTNTMSASKDRLSLLYESSKDILAQNKTRKTVETYKLSSSDKEDDSVSSVKENELNFSRNDSKERQDSPFSKNEVIHQLMLKYGLYGKQGLEPKNPENERTSKCSDRTNSEAKETSNEESERTLSTNAVESKKNTRNSTDHANGANASGKRQATSSEPPHKANKGLCNAAESKKSAAERFRELKRKSGLRNEKVGGSSNSQEDASKRNVTERASNKNTEKDAYATHSKGDFNKSSVPGEMNSRILASANEKKDDETSASQVGTAADSPNGKKGTYTLRGTSRAILCAKQFKKTKKLNSPGGSPLPNKKQFTDIIGKGDVSVKESGEGKDSVVEKHTKDTMEVEESDSPRSLSPSPRRRRLRSDRGIRRRGIHTSMLSVASSAYSDTDIDDSVSMCSEADSVDDERGTRGRRWDSFHSNISADSGSAHMYEFETDSNVTEYDDVFDVQESEDDRPKNDVDVERTDSGVGGDLGQSHLRRSWEEIVMKSSEQWSVVAASARHWQELARRRKAEQSDIPAPRKKSSAHSITEDMVECPDCLKHYIPQQEIKPGSEPVICSKCEDRKVERKEAIIELVQTEINYGNDLQILKEEFYVPMQSGGILSPENLSAIFLNLQELLEANSKFCAKLQKSLEESVAKGDEEFSEVNVGAIFLESVDFFQAYELYCSKQTSASSLLESLQKKAELLRIFLNVTCRQNPKCRKMDLNSFILAPVQRIMKYPLLISRICKATPKRNTDREKLKMAQRKIEEQLNKINALNTAVESRQKRYRGSQQLGRSDSLDKMQMEKMASEILNWSTGEMQLLMHGVFQVTIHEFGAAWNRRNYKKALSVCALFCVRGHSEYLRIDSDDDGECGDLLFPCESDITDAAVVLLRKKLNGRYTLLKDPLFLDMCIVSKESDVKDAFEIVSVGKESYLFKASNSKEYRKWLKYLRLESKELGSWKRRRNGLPNIMIKNL encoded by the exons ATGGGGAGCATAAACGCGCTAATTTCAATTCCAAGACAAACAACTTCTTCGCCTGGCTATTTTCCAGCCGGGTCGAATGCAGATACTGGAACTTTATTACAAAAGCCGCGAAGCACATCTCGGAACAGCGAACCAACAATCAACACCATTGTGGGAACTGGAAGTTTGCTAAACGAGAGACAAGGAACATTACACAACACTGACACAATAATTGGCCCCAAGACAGAGAATGGACCACTATTGCAAAGGCCCCGGAGCGTTTCACGCCATAGCGACCCTACAATGAGCACATATGTGGGAATGGAACCAGTGTTCAATCACACAAGGACCAGTGGCTTGAAATCAAAGAAGCCCAATGAATCATCAATGCAGATGTCAGGAAGGATGACACGCCAAGGTGACCCAACTATGGAAGCCCATGAGAACAATGGAACTCCGTCTCCCTATAGGCCGCATTGTCCATCACACCACAGTGATCCAGGGGATTACAGGTACGCTACCGGTATTACTAACTACACCGCTTCTGGTTTCACACTACACATGTCCTCGCCTGATCTTAGAGACCAAGGGAGGGGCTCGTCAGGTTttcaacatcaacaacaacttcCGGTAGATAGTACCTGCTATCAACATGTAAATCGAGATTATCACAACACAGCCGTGTTACGTGACTTCTCAGGGAACCCTTTGGGGGAAAAAACGACTGTATCACGATCCATGAGCGATCTCAGTAATCTAGGAAACGATAGTGGATTTGCATCTCATTCTCCAGCTgctcttgaaagaaaatttgtttatCCACGCTATGAAGGAGTCTCACGTGCAACAGTGTTCTATTCGCAGCGTGACGAAACACAACCCTTCGATGGCGAAGGTGGTTTACGGTCATCGGGTAGTGTTCCGGATCTTACTACCAGCTCTTCTCAATTCAGCGCGCCTTACCCCATCGCCCAGAGTGCCAGAGCCTCTCCCACCCCCTCTCAGAGGAGTGAAATTGGCTCGCAATTTTCGTATGCTCCTAAACTCTCTCCTCGTAAAGCATTCGCTGAGTCTCGCTCCCGTTTCAGTGACACTGATTTGTCGTTGAACGAAAGTGGTTATGGTACaatggaaaaagaaagtaCGATTTCCTCGCAAAAATACATGCGAGAGTCATTTCGACTCTCGGAAGATCTCCAGTCAAAGTCGGAGACTCCAAGTAGCTTCGGAAGACAACAGAATACATCACCATCGAATTTGTCTCGTTCACTTGACAGTGCACTTCTTCGTAGCGAAATTCCGATGAACAGATCGAGCACTCGACAGAGCTCAACAACTGAATTGAATAATGCGAAGAAGAGTGACAGTATTCGTAAGTCTAACGACAAAGGCTGCGGGAAAACGCCGACGCTGACTCGCGCTGTATCATTGTCTAATTTTGGAGAGGACAAAAGCCTGTTGGAGGCCAGGGAAGTGACGGAAAAAAGGCGAGACAGCTTGCCTCTGGCTATAATGACCCACAGAGAAAAACACCCACTGGCAAATGTCCCGATTCCATCGTTTCGGGaatttaaagagaaaaatttggAGAAAGCTTCAAAAAGTAGCATTTTGGGAGAAGGCGAGGGATTGAAGTCTTTCACGAAAAGTGCTGGAAGCGACTCTAAGATTAACACTAATACAATGTCAGCGTCGAAGGATAGATTGTCCTTGTTGTACGAGAGCTCCAAAGATATATTGGCGCAAAATAAGACAAGGAAGACTGTGGAAACATACAAGCTGAGTTCTTCCGACAAGGAAGACGATTCTGTAAGCTCcgttaaagaaaatgaattgaacTTCTCAAGAAATGATTCTAAAGAGCGCCAGGATAGTCCATTCTCTAAAAATGAAGTAATTCATCAATTAATGCTGAAATATGGACTGTATGGGAAGCAAGGCCTGGAACCGAAAAATCCTGAGAATGAACGAACAAGTAAATGCTCTGATAGGACCAATTCAGAGGCGAAAGAAACAAGCAATGAGGAGTCTGAAAGAACTTTATCAACCAATGCTGTGGAAAGTAAAAAGAATACGCGCAATTCAACAGACCACGCAAATGGAGCTAATGCGTCGGGCAAACGCCAAGCTACTAGTTCCGAACCGCCGCATAAGGCTAACAAAGGTTTGTGCAACGCGGCCGAGTCGAAAAAGTCTGCCGCCGAAAGATTCAGGGAGCTTAAACGAAAAAGTGGACTTCGTAACGAAAAGGTGGGTGGTTCTTCAAATTCACAAGAAGACGCAAGCAAACGGAACGTGACGGAACGTGCTTCAAACAAGAACACGGAGAAAGATGCATATGCAACGCATTCTAAAGGAGATTTCAATAAAAGCTCAGTGCCGGGTGAAATGAATTCCAGGATTTTGGCTTCTGCTAATGAAAAGAAGGATGATGAAACATCTGCGAGCCAAGTTGGCACTGCTGCAGATTCCCCAAATGGAAAGAAGGGCACGTATACTTTACGTGGTACGTCTCGGGCGATTCTATGCGCAAAACagttcaagaaaacaaagaaattaaattctCCGGGGGGGTCACCGTTACCGAACAAAAAACAGTTTACTGACATCATCGGAAAAGGCGATGTTTCAGTTAAGGAAAGCGGCGAAGGAAAAGATAGTGTAGTAGAAAAACATACAAAAGACACTATGGAAGTTGAAGAGAGTGATTCTCCAAGAAGTCTATCGCCGAGCCCCCGACGACGGAGACTACGAAGCGACAGAGGCATTCGGAGACGAGGAATTCACACGAGCATGCTCAGTGTGGCCAGTAGCGCGTATTCGGATACGGACATCGACGACAGTGTTAGTATGTGCAGTGAAGCCGATTCCGTAGACGATGAACGAGGAACACGAGGGAGACGATGGGACAGTTTCCATAGCAACATCAGCGCTGACAGTGGCTCCGCCCATATGTATGAGTTTGAAACGGATTCCAACGTGACGGAATACGATGACGTATTTGACGTGCAAGAGTCTGAAG ATGATCGACCCAAGAACGACGTTGACGTGGAGCGCACGGACAGTGGTGTTGGAGGGGACCTGGGTCAGAGTCACCTGCGTCGATCATGGGAGGAGATTGTAATGAAGAGCTCAGAGCAGTGGTCGGTTGTGGCTGCTTCAGCACGACACTGGCAGGAACTGGCCCGCCGAAGGAAGGCTGAACAAAGCGATATTCCAGCACCGAGAAAGAAGAGTTCTGCACATTCAATTACGGAAGACATG GTTGAATGTCCAGATTGTCTTAAGCATTACATCCCACAACAGGAGATCAAGCCAGGAAGCGAACCAGTGATATGCAGCAAATGCGAGGATCGGAAagtggaaagaaaagaagcaaTCATAGAACTTGTACAAACGGAAATTAACTACGGGAACGATCTACAGATTTTGAAAGAG GAATTTTATGTTCCAATGCAGTCAGGTGGAATTTTGAGTCCGGAAAACCTCTCTGCTATTTTTCTCAATCTGCAG GAATTACTTGAAGCAAACTCCAAGTTTTGCGCCAAACTTCAGAAAAGTTTAGAAGAATCAGTAGCCAAAGGGGATGAG GAATTTTCTGAGGTTAACGTTGGAGCCATTTTTCTAGAGAGCGTAGATTTCTTCCAAGCTTACGAGTTATACTGCTCAAAACAG ACGTCCGCATCATCGCTCCTGGAATCTCTTCAGAAGAAAGCTGAACTTCTGAGAATCTTCTTGAAT GTGACATGTCGTCAGAATCCAAAGTGCCGCAAAATGGATTTGAACTCCTTTATCCTGGCTCCTGTACAAAGAATCATGAA GTATCCCCTGTTAATCAGTCGAATTTGCAAAGCCACACCCAAGCGAAACACAGACAGAGAGAAGCTGAAAATGGCACAGAGAAAGATCGAGGAACagttgaataaaataaatgcg CTAAACACAGCCGTTGAATCGCGTCAGAAGCGATACCGAGGAAGCCAACAGTTAGGTCGCTCAGACTCACTTGATAAAATGCAGATGGAGAAAATGGCATCAGAAATTCTCAACTGGAGCACAGGGGAGATGCAACTGCTCATGCACGGCGTCTTTCAG GTTACTATACACGAGTTTGGAGCGGCTTGGAACAGGCGCAATTACAAGAAAGCTCTGTCAGTGTGTGCTTTATTTTGCGTTAGAGGGCATTCTGAG TATCTTCGCATTGATTCTGACGACGATGGCGAGTGCGGTGATCTACTGTTTCCTTGTGAGAGCGACATAACTGATGCAGCTGTTGTCCTGCtcagaaagaaattgaatgGACGATACACTTTGCTCAAG GACCCATTGTTCCTGGATATGTGTATAGTTTCCAAGGAATCTG ATGTAAAGGATGCTTTCGAGATTGTATCAGTGGGCAAAGAATCTTACCTTTTCAAAGCGTCCAATAGTAAAGAATACAGAAAATGGTTAAAATATCTCAGGCTTGAATCAAAAGAACTAGGATCATGGAAAAGAAGACGGAATGGACTTCCAAACATCATGATAAAGAATCTGTAA